Proteins encoded by one window of Musa acuminata AAA Group cultivar baxijiao chromosome BXJ2-9, Cavendish_Baxijiao_AAA, whole genome shotgun sequence:
- the LOC135623691 gene encoding uncharacterized protein LOC135623691 — MGRWVRPEVFPLMAAMTFVTSMCVFQLTRNMLMNPDVRINKTNRTTAVLENAEEGEKYSQHSLRRFLSHRPPEVFPALNRFFSSADE, encoded by the exons ATGGGTCGTTGGGTGAGACCAGAG GTTTTCCCGCTCATGGCGGCGATGACCTTCGTGACGAGTATGTGCGTGTTCCAGCTCACGCGGAATATGCTCATGAACCCTGATGTCAG GATCAACAAGACGAATCGCACCACAGCGGTGCTCGAGAACGCAGAGGAAGGTGAGAAGTATAGCCAACACAGCCTGCGCAGGTTCCTCAGCCATCGCCCCCCCGAAGTGTTTCCGGCTCTCAATCGCTTCTTTTCCAGCGCTGACGAATAG
- the LOC103999414 gene encoding cytochrome P450 78A5-like, producing MDSAFHLFLLPNASALPSIAAVIVFAISVLWLYPGGLAWALSRADRSIPGPPGHGPPPLRFRRAPCPRQARRVAQSLRLDGLLPRLHTLRLVKPPRHSPGDPQQLGVRRSPCPYELLFHRRVLAQSQEDHRHLSVQSDEKHRKVIGQQMIHDVMASTETNGIVGIKKVLHYGSLNNVMISDFGKRFDFGKVEVMELERPVTEGYELLGAFNWSDHFPPLA from the coding sequence ATGGACTCTGCTTTCCACCTCTTCCTTCTCCCGAATGCGTCGGCTCTGCCTTCGATTGCGGCCGTTATCGTCTTCGCCATCTCTGTCCTCTGGCTCTACCCCGGCGGCCTCGCGTGGGCGCTCTCCAGAGCCGACCGATCTATCCCCGGACCCCCGGGGCATGGTCCTCCCCCTCTCCGGTTCCGCCGCGCACCGTGTCCTCGCCAGGCTCGCCGAGTCGCTCAAAGCCTCCGACTTGATGGCCTTCTCCCTCGGCTTCACACGCTTCGTCTTGTCAAGCCACCCCGACACAGCCCGGGCGATCCTCAACAGCTCGGCGTTCGCCGATCGCCCTGTCCCTACGAGCTCCTCTTCCACCGGCGAGTACTGGCGCAATCTCAGGAGGATCACCGCCACCTATCTGTTCAGTCCGACGAGAAGCATAGGAAGGTCATCGGTCAGCAAATGATCCACGACGTAATGGCAAGCACAGAGACGAACGGGATCGTGGGGATAAAGAAAGTTCTGCACTATGGGTCTCTGAACAACGTGATGATAAGCGATTTTGGCAAAAGATTCGATTTTGGGAAGGTCGAAGTAATGGAGTTGGAAAGGCCGGTCACGGAAGGGTATGAGCTACTTGGCGCGTTCAACTGGAGCGACCACTTTCCTCCATTAGCGTGA
- the LOC135623692 gene encoding cytochrome P450 78A5-like, with product MGSSQAVDSAFYLFLLPNASALPSIAAVIVVAISVLWLYPGGIAWALSRAGRSIPGPPGMVLALSGSAAHRVLARLAESLKASDLMAFSFGFTRFVVSSHPDTAREILNSSAFADRPVKESAYELLFHRAMGFAPFGEYWRNLRRISATYLFSPTRIAAFGEHRTAIGQQMIQDVMASMETNGVVGMKKVLHFGSLNNVMISVFGKRFDFGNAEGMELERLVTEGYELLGAFNWSDHFPLLRWVDPQGIRKRCRRLVARVNVFVGSIIEEHRRRRSGGDLTNEVGDFVDVLLDLEKEERLSDSDMVAVLWEMIFRGTDTVAILLEWIMARMVLHQEIQSTAQSEIDAVVGSSRLVADADIANLPYLRSIVKESLRMHPPGPLLSWARLAVHDVHVGPSFVPAGTTAMVNMWAITHDGRIWADPDDFKPERFMEENVSVLGSDLRLAPFGSGRRVCPGKALALATVHLWLAQLLQRFKWVPAETGVDLAESLKMSLEMQTPLVCRAFPRR from the exons ATGGGTTCCTCCCAGGCGGTGGACTCTGCTTTCTACCTATTCCTTCTCCCGAATGCGTCGGCTCTGCCTTCGATTGCCGCCGTTATCGTCGTCGCCATCTCTGTCCTCTGGCTCTACCCCGGCGGCATCGCGTGGGCTCTCTCCAGAGCCGGCCGATCTATCCCCGGACCCCCGGGCATGGTCCTCGCCCTCTCCGGCTCCGCCGCGCACCGGGTCCTCGCCAGGCTCGCCGAGTCGCTCAAAGCCTCCGACTTGATGGCCTTCTCCTTTGGCTTCACACGCTTCGTCGTGTCAAGCCACCCCGACACAGCCCGGGAGATCCTCAACAGCTCGGCCTTCGCCGATCGCCCTGTCAAGGAATCAGCCTACGAGCTCCTCTTCCACCGGGCAATGGGCTTCGCGCCTTTCGGCGAGTACTGGCGCAATCTCAGGAGGATCTCCGCCACCTATCTGTTTAGTCCGACGAGGATCGCCGCCTTCGGGGAGCACAGGACGGCCATCGGTCAGCAAATGATCCAAGACGTAATGGCAAGCATGGAGACGAATGGGGTTGTGGGGATGAAGAAAGTTCTGCACTTTGGATCTCTGAACAACGTGATGATAAGCGTTTTTGGCAAAAGATTCGATTTTGGTAACGCCGAAGGCATGGAGTTGGAGAGGCTGGTCACGGAAGGGTATGAGCTACTTGGTGCGTTCAACTGGAGCGACCACTTCCCTCTATTGAGGTGGGTGGATCCTCAAGGTATCAGGAAGAGGTGCAGGAGATTGGTGGCCAGGGTCAACGTGTTTGTGGGCAGCATCATTGAGGAGCACAGGCGAAGGAGGTCTGGTGGAGATTTAACGAACGAGGTCGGCGACTTTGTAGATGTGTTGCTAGATTTGGAGAAGGAAGAGAGGCTTTCTGATTCCGATATGGTTGCTGTTCTGTGG GAAATGATCTTTAGAGGAACGGACACTGTTGCCATACTTCTGGAATGGATCATGGCCAGGATGGTGCTGCACCAGGAGATACAGTCGACAGCACAATCAGAGATCGATGCTGTCGTCGGATCATCGCGCCTTGTCGCGGATGCCGACATCGCCAACCTGCCTTACCTTCGATCCATCGTAAAAGAGTCGCTTCGGATGCACCCACCCGGCCCCCTTCTCTCCTGGGCTCGCCTCGCCGTCCATGACGTTCATGTCGGTCCAAGCTTCGTGCCCGCAGGGACCACGGCCATGGTGAACATGTGGGCGATAACCCACGACGGGCGTATCTGGGCGGACCCTGACGACTTCAAACCCGAGCGCTTCATGGAGGAGAACGTGAGCGTTCTGGGTTCTGACCTGAGGCTGGCGCCCTTCGGTTCAGGGAGGAGGGTGTGCCCTGGTAAAGCACTGGCGTTGGCCACTGTTCACCTCTGGTTGGCTCAGCTGCTGCAGCGCTTCAAATGGGTCCCTGCGGAGACTGGTGTGGACTTGGCTGAGTCCTTAAAGATGTCCCTCGAGATGCAGACTCCTTTAGTCTGTAGGGCCTTCCCCAGACGCTGA
- the LOC135623693 gene encoding transcription initiation factor TFIID subunit 8-like: MSDGGKESESDQQSSLKKSLPSSATDEFGRAVVKIAVAQICETVGFQGSHYSAVDALTEVTVRYICDLGKSASFYAHLAGRTSCNVFDIIQSLEDLSSQAGFSGASDVHHCLVGSGVVREITHFVSTKEEVPFAQPIPRFPIPRVPKATPSFAQVNKEPPGKHIPDWLPRLPDPHTYVHTPVWNKRTTDAKTDKVEQARQRRKAERSLLSLQKRLASSEAAGFQPTGDGDVGKGKQVVGSNPFLAPPLPYKEKAVSENARLHEADAGKRLSVLETFAPVFEAAKVGSLDYSASDKKVVLRSRPTVHFKIGVDKKSIAASLSSNALDARKDSWPLRDDEKDDKKRRAEMILREAMEKPHDLAQL, encoded by the coding sequence ATGAGCGATGGTGGCAAGGAGAGTGAAAGTGATCAGCAGAGCAGCTTGAAGAAGAGTCTGCCGTCATCGGCAACTGACGAGTTCGGCCGTGCCGTTGTGAAGATTGCCGTCGCCCAGATTTGTGAGACCGTCGGGTTTCAGGGATCGCATTACTCTGCCGTCGACGCCCTCACGGAGGTCACGGTCCGGTACATATGTGATCTAGGCAAAAGTGCGAGTTTCTATGCTCATTTGGCTGGTAGAACGAGTTGCAATGTTTTTGATATCATCCAGAGCTTAGAAGATTTGAGTTCGCAAGCAGGTTTTTCTGGCGCATCTGATGTTCACCATTGCTTAGTTGGTTCAGGTGTTGTTCGAGAGATCACTCATTTTGTTAGCACTAAAGAGGAAGTCCCGTTTGCTCAGCCCATTCCTAGATTCCCTATTCCTCGTGTACCTAAGGCTACACCTAGCTTTGCTCAGGTTAACAAAGAACCACCGGGAAAGCACATACCTGATTGGCTTCCAAGGCTCCCTGATCCTCATACCTATGTCCACACGCCTGTTTGGAACAAGAGGACCACTGATGCCAAAACAGACAAGGTCGAACAAGCAAGGCAGCGGAGGAAGGCAGAAAGGTCTTTGTTAAGCTTACAGAAGCGACTTGCCTCCAGTGAAGCAGCTGGGTTTCAACCAACTGGTGATGGTGATGTTGGGAAGGGGAAGCAGGTAGTCGGTAGCAACCCATTTCTGGCCCCACCTTTACCATATAAAGAAAAAGCAGTATCTGAAAATGCTCGTCTACATGAGGCAGATGCTGGCAAAAGGTTATCGGTGCTTGAGACCTTTGCTCCTGTCTTTGAGGCTGCAAAGGTGGGTTCTCTTGACTATAGTGCTAGTGACAAGAAGGTTGTTCTTAGAAGCAGGCCTACAGTGCATTTCAAGATTGGAGTTGACAAGAAATCTATAGCTGCATCATTATCTTCTAATGCTTTGGATGCAAGAAAAGACTCGTGGCCTTTGAGGGATGATGAGAAGGATGACAAGAAGAGGAGAGCAGAAATGATACTTAGAGAAGCTATGGAGAAGCCACATGATCTTGCTCAGCTGTAA